In one Photobacterium swingsii genomic region, the following are encoded:
- a CDS encoding TonB-dependent siderophore receptor, protein MFTIKKSAMLVASAFSSMVVYAHQDAVQEENMTVMGTQHGYQADNISAMKMEMNQLDTPGSIAIYDEALIEEQGAATLGDVLKNDASISAGNTRRNRERFYMRGFELNPDQSYLRDGQFHLANYALPLELYERVEVLKGPSSLLYGKSTPAGMINLVTKKAHGDFHLNLSQELGAYNHTKTTLDVGGALNSNETLRARLIGSTAKKESYRRHKDGSALESERMVGALILEADLGERGTVRLNYDRTQDDGHIDMGSAFFQNGDLIGTKEFVWDMPWAKRHSTVENYGVNLDFELSQSWMLTSGYNRQNVDRRTIESNWGKVFNESSKKPNYDPNTQTWKVMARDTFDTYKVDTAYLDFKGEFELAGMQHKLLVGSSYIDYKRTEQQDKKGSIGKLSINDNKVIAKPTDLDYRKGKVTGFERQTLGLYVQDYVEFNQEWHALAGVRFDQEKTKDETHNNVLPKFAVIYHPSDDSSVYATYSQSFEPKDPVAAKYNNAGEKLDAERGELYELGAKKTFFEGLMLVSGALFNIEKNNLAYDDRSTNTMHQDGKVRHRGIELAADGQMTDSLSLSSSLMWLDARYLDHPRLEGKRAKDAPKFAMGAWANYQIDEKNNFHLGARYEGQKYGDPYEKFSKPAYTLVDLGYTHRVALSDDLDGLVRVNVNNLFNEQYLRGGCNHNAMYGDDRTVKATFQINL, encoded by the coding sequence ATGTTCACGATTAAAAAGTCGGCTATGTTGGTCGCTTCGGCATTCAGTTCTATGGTTGTTTACGCTCATCAAGATGCAGTTCAAGAAGAGAATATGACTGTGATGGGGACTCAGCATGGCTACCAAGCTGATAATATCTCGGCAATGAAAATGGAGATGAATCAGCTAGATACACCAGGTTCAATCGCAATTTATGACGAGGCACTGATTGAAGAGCAGGGGGCTGCTACATTAGGGGATGTTTTAAAGAATGACGCTAGTATATCTGCTGGCAATACCCGTCGAAATCGTGAACGCTTCTACATGCGTGGTTTTGAATTGAATCCAGATCAAAGTTATTTACGTGATGGTCAATTCCATTTAGCTAACTACGCTTTGCCATTAGAGCTATATGAGCGTGTTGAAGTATTAAAAGGCCCGTCGTCGCTGCTTTACGGTAAATCTACACCGGCAGGAATGATTAATTTAGTCACAAAAAAGGCGCATGGTGACTTCCACCTTAATCTTAGCCAAGAGCTTGGTGCGTATAACCATACCAAAACAACACTGGATGTGGGTGGGGCATTAAATAGTAATGAAACGCTCCGCGCGCGTTTAATTGGCTCAACTGCAAAGAAAGAGAGTTACCGTCGTCATAAAGATGGTTCAGCACTTGAAAGTGAGCGTATGGTAGGTGCTTTAATCCTTGAAGCTGATCTTGGTGAGCGTGGTACGGTTCGCCTGAACTACGACCGAACGCAAGACGATGGTCATATCGATATGGGCTCTGCGTTTTTTCAAAATGGCGACCTAATCGGTACCAAAGAGTTCGTATGGGATATGCCTTGGGCGAAGCGTCATAGTACGGTTGAAAATTATGGTGTGAATCTTGACTTTGAATTGTCGCAAAGCTGGATGTTAACCTCGGGTTATAACCGCCAGAATGTTGATCGCCGTACCATTGAGAGCAACTGGGGTAAGGTATTCAACGAAAGTTCAAAAAAACCGAATTACGATCCCAACACTCAAACTTGGAAAGTCATGGCACGTGATACGTTCGATACTTATAAAGTCGATACTGCTTACCTCGATTTTAAAGGTGAGTTTGAGTTAGCAGGTATGCAGCATAAGTTGCTGGTTGGCTCTAGTTATATTGACTACAAGAGGACGGAGCAACAAGATAAAAAGGGGAGTATTGGTAAGTTAAGCATTAACGATAATAAGGTTATTGCTAAGCCAACGGATCTTGATTATCGCAAAGGTAAGGTTACGGGGTTTGAACGCCAAACCCTTGGTCTTTACGTGCAAGATTATGTTGAGTTTAACCAAGAGTGGCATGCACTCGCCGGTGTTCGCTTTGATCAAGAAAAGACCAAAGATGAAACGCACAATAATGTGTTGCCTAAATTTGCAGTGATTTACCACCCTTCCGATGATTCTTCAGTGTATGCAACTTATTCGCAGAGCTTTGAGCCAAAAGATCCAGTTGCTGCGAAATATAACAATGCAGGTGAAAAGTTGGATGCTGAACGAGGAGAATTGTACGAGCTAGGTGCAAAGAAAACGTTCTTTGAAGGCTTAATGCTGGTATCGGGTGCGTTATTTAATATAGAGAAGAACAATCTTGCTTACGATGATCGAAGCACGAATACCATGCATCAAGATGGTAAAGTGCGTCACCGTGGTATTGAATTAGCAGCTGATGGCCAAATGACAGATAGCCTATCGTTATCATCAAGTTTGATGTGGTTAGACGCCCGTTATCTAGATCATCCACGCCTTGAAGGTAAACGTGCAAAGGATGCTCCGAAATTTGCGATGGGCGCTTGGGCAAATTACCAAATTGATGAGAAGAACAACTTTCACCTTGGTGCGCGTTATGAAGGCCAGAAGTACGGTGATCCGTATGAGAAGTTCTCTAAGCCTGCATACACACTTGTTGACCTAGGCTATACCCATCGCGTAGCACTTAGTGATGATCTAGATGGTTTAGTGCGAGTGAATGTAAATAACCTTTTCAATGAACAATACTTGCGTGGTGGTTGTAACCACAATGCAATGTATGGTGATGACCGTACAGTAAAAGCAACGTTCCAGATTAATTTATAA
- a CDS encoding enoyl-CoA hydratase/isomerase family protein, translating into MTTLTLSDIAARHLLTSIKDDVLTITMNRPNKLNGWTMDMMESLKEAFSLANTDENVKAIILTGVGKYYSAGVNLAGTLKVMPPKALHELIVKNNQRLFEVFLNCEKPLLVAINGPAIGASVTSATLANCIVAADNATFSTPFSALGITPEGCSSYHFPRLLGEENCQRMLGKEGWKPTAEEALTVGLVQKVVPQALLMEEANRIAQDWITNKEERQFLANSSLKALQAANTSESVQLADAFMSAAFLKAQARFFFTKKKYAPSITFCMLWALRPLWARFL; encoded by the coding sequence GTGACTACCCTAACGCTTTCAGATATCGCAGCAAGACATCTACTCACCAGCATCAAAGATGATGTACTCACCATTACGATGAACCGCCCAAATAAGCTAAACGGGTGGACAATGGATATGATGGAATCGCTTAAAGAAGCCTTCTCTCTCGCCAATACCGACGAGAATGTAAAAGCGATTATTCTCACAGGTGTGGGGAAGTACTATTCTGCAGGCGTTAATTTAGCGGGTACATTAAAAGTCATGCCACCTAAGGCATTACATGAATTGATCGTTAAGAATAACCAACGACTTTTTGAAGTGTTTCTAAACTGTGAAAAGCCTTTACTTGTTGCCATTAATGGCCCAGCAATCGGAGCCAGTGTTACCTCGGCTACCCTAGCTAATTGTATTGTTGCAGCTGATAACGCAACATTTTCTACACCTTTCTCTGCATTAGGTATTACACCTGAAGGGTGTTCAAGCTACCACTTCCCTCGTTTACTCGGTGAGGAGAATTGCCAACGTATGTTAGGTAAAGAAGGCTGGAAACCAACAGCAGAAGAAGCACTAACAGTAGGGTTAGTACAAAAGGTTGTGCCACAAGCTCTGTTAATGGAAGAAGCAAACCGTATTGCACAAGATTGGATTACAAATAAAGAAGAACGTCAGTTTTTAGCCAATAGTTCTCTCAAAGCACTTCAAGCAGCCAACACCTCGGAGTCAGTCCAGCTTGCTGATGCTTTTATGAGTGCTGCTTTTTTAAAAGCTCAAGCTCGCTTTTTCTTCACTAAAAAGAAATATGCACCATCTATCACTTTCTGCATGCTTTGGGCGTTACGGCCACTATGGGCTCGATTCCTTTAA
- a CDS encoding SDR family oxidoreductase encodes MSKPLVVITGASSGIGEATARHLSEQGYALLLLARRVERLEALNLPNTLCRKVDVTDVTSFKAAIEEAEAQYGKVDCLINNAGVMLLGLVHEQNPLEWQNMVNVNILGLMNGIHCVLADMKARKGGTIINISSVAGRKTFPSHAAYCGTKFAVHAMSENIREEVASEDVRVITIAPGAVETELLSHTTSEEIKAGYEDWKQDMGGILAPQDIANAISYAYNQPQNVCIREIVLAATRQQP; translated from the coding sequence ATGTCTAAGCCACTAGTTGTTATCACAGGTGCGAGTTCAGGTATTGGTGAAGCAACCGCACGTCACCTTTCAGAGCAAGGATACGCTCTTTTATTATTAGCACGCCGCGTTGAACGCTTAGAAGCCTTGAATCTGCCAAACACCCTATGCCGCAAAGTAGATGTTACAGATGTAACTAGCTTTAAAGCTGCAATTGAAGAAGCTGAAGCACAATACGGTAAAGTGGATTGCTTAATCAACAATGCTGGCGTCATGCTACTTGGTCTAGTGCATGAGCAAAACCCGCTTGAATGGCAAAACATGGTTAACGTAAACATTCTTGGCCTAATGAATGGTATCCATTGTGTACTTGCCGATATGAAAGCACGTAAAGGCGGCACCATCATTAACATCAGTTCTGTTGCTGGTCGAAAAACATTCCCAAGCCATGCCGCGTACTGTGGTACAAAATTTGCGGTACATGCAATGAGCGAAAATATTCGTGAAGAAGTGGCAAGTGAAGATGTACGTGTTATCACAATTGCACCAGGTGCTGTTGAAACTGAGCTACTAAGCCACACAACTAGCGAAGAAATCAAAGCAGGCTACGAAGACTGGAAGCAAGACATGGGCGGTATTCTTGCGCCACAAGATATTGCGAATGCTATCAGCTACGCATATAACCAACCACAAAATGTATGTATCCGTGAAATCGTGTTAGCTGCGACTCGTCAGCAACCTTAA
- a CDS encoding IS4 family transposase has product MRDIQILHESLENQCPNIHKKRLKSLMDSVQSLLSNDALTLTLLGRSLPSKAKTKHCIKRVDRLLGNNHLHHDRLDIYRWHCHQFCSVNTQPIVLVDWADIREYERLMVLRASIAVDGRSVTLFEQTFTFKNYNSPRSHQQFLDNFKAVLPSHVTPIIVTDAGFRNTWFRQVNDMGWCYLGRVRGDVNVLIKNQWQHIKQLFNQANSKPKYVGFTQLAKRNPLQCHLHLYKKQTPKKRKDRPKGREHFSAQAVHKKSALEPWLLATNIPTNIFSSRCIVRLYTKRMQIEETFRDLKSPQYGFGLRQSRTHDPKRFEILLLIGLLAFMVYWWFGIIAEHNGWHRHFQANSVKDRRVLSFVRLGKEVFRRLEYHINEPAIRWAQSTLILMARNNYRA; this is encoded by the coding sequence ATGCGTGATATTCAAATTCTACACGAGTCGCTGGAAAATCAATGCCCTAACATTCACAAAAAGAGACTAAAATCACTCATGGACTCGGTGCAATCATTGCTTAGCAATGATGCACTTACGCTTACTTTGCTTGGGCGCTCTCTTCCTTCAAAGGCCAAAACGAAACACTGTATTAAGCGAGTTGACCGTTTATTAGGTAATAATCACCTGCACCACGACAGACTCGATATTTATCGGTGGCACTGTCATCAATTTTGTTCGGTTAATACACAGCCCATTGTCTTAGTCGATTGGGCTGATATCCGCGAATACGAACGACTCATGGTACTAAGAGCATCTATTGCTGTAGATGGTCGTTCTGTTACGCTTTTCGAGCAAACTTTTACTTTCAAAAACTACAACTCTCCACGTAGTCATCAACAGTTTCTCGATAACTTTAAAGCTGTTTTACCCTCGCATGTCACCCCTATCATCGTGACTGATGCTGGCTTTCGTAATACATGGTTTAGACAAGTTAATGACATGGGTTGGTGTTATCTTGGACGCGTAAGAGGAGATGTAAACGTCTTAATAAAAAACCAATGGCAACACATCAAGCAGTTGTTTAATCAAGCGAATAGCAAACCTAAATATGTCGGATTCACACAGCTAGCCAAGCGAAACCCATTGCAATGTCATCTTCATCTCTATAAAAAACAAACACCTAAAAAGCGTAAAGACAGGCCAAAAGGTCGAGAACACTTCTCCGCCCAGGCAGTCCATAAAAAGTCAGCACTAGAGCCTTGGCTGCTGGCGACTAATATCCCAACCAATATATTTTCATCTCGATGTATCGTCAGGCTCTATACCAAACGCATGCAAATTGAAGAAACATTCCGAGACTTAAAAAGTCCACAATATGGTTTTGGCTTACGCCAAAGCCGCACTCATGACCCTAAGCGCTTCGAAATTTTACTGCTCATTGGTCTGCTCGCTTTTATGGTCTATTGGTGGTTTGGAATAATTGCAGAACATAACGGTTGGCACCGCCACTTTCAGGCAAATTCAGTAAAAGACCGACGCGTTTTATCATTTGTTAGGCTAGGAAAAGAGGTCTTCCGACGGCTGGAATATCACATCAATGAACCAGCAATACGCTGGGCGCAATCCACCCTAATTCTAATGGCAAGGAACAATTATCGTGCGTAA
- a CDS encoding LysR family transcriptional regulator, with protein sequence MDLRLLRFFVAVYEEQNITAAANRCYVSQPSISNAIKQLEEELGVTLFERHKKGVTLTEESHHLYPKAVQLMNEIHALPDLFTQRRQTTPIKIANFPDLSQTELARVMARLSENCPELRLELVDANDPHADCAITLDILKAEDEIFLPLWEEDYVLCMLPDHPLAQLTEVKPRDLHQYDFIECPPCEAHQQTISLLACDGLSLNLLARAEHKMQVMHLVQAGIGISFLPTGVLEQSKQLITVPLVGPRMFRRLGLTYAASKANSQALNSVIRALR encoded by the coding sequence ATGGATTTACGGTTATTGCGTTTTTTTGTTGCCGTGTATGAAGAGCAAAACATCACCGCAGCTGCAAACCGATGCTATGTTTCTCAGCCTTCAATTTCAAATGCGATCAAGCAACTGGAAGAAGAGCTAGGAGTAACCTTGTTTGAGCGTCACAAGAAAGGAGTGACATTGACAGAAGAATCACATCATTTGTACCCAAAAGCCGTACAGTTGATGAATGAAATTCATGCATTACCAGATTTGTTTACTCAACGCCGGCAGACTACACCGATTAAAATAGCGAACTTTCCCGATTTAAGTCAGACTGAATTAGCTCGAGTAATGGCTAGGTTAAGCGAAAACTGTCCTGAACTACGGTTAGAGCTGGTGGATGCCAACGATCCTCATGCCGACTGTGCTATCACGCTTGATATTCTTAAAGCGGAAGATGAAATCTTTTTGCCTCTATGGGAAGAAGACTATGTGCTATGCATGCTACCCGATCACCCATTAGCGCAGTTAACGGAAGTGAAGCCACGTGATCTTCACCAGTATGATTTTATTGAATGCCCACCGTGTGAAGCGCATCAGCAAACCATCAGCTTATTAGCTTGCGATGGTTTATCATTGAATTTACTCGCTAGGGCTGAACATAAAATGCAAGTGATGCATTTGGTGCAAGCTGGAATAGGTATTTCTTTTTTACCAACAGGAGTATTGGAGCAATCGAAGCAGTTGATAACTGTGCCTTTGGTTGGGCCTAGAATGTTCCGACGATTAGGGTTGACTTACGCAGCAAGCAAGGCCAACAGCCAAGCACTGAATTCAGTGATTAGAGCGTTGCGTTAA
- a CDS encoding Rho-binding antiterminator, translating into MSHTYKPIDCALHDCFEIACLYHYQVTLKLRDQSIIEGECITTETHPDKSEWLVCKTQYQYLKIRLDQIRKMYSKSANAIFGEVNL; encoded by the coding sequence ATGTCACATACTTATAAACCTATCGACTGTGCATTACATGATTGTTTTGAAATTGCTTGTTTATATCACTACCAAGTGACACTTAAACTACGCGATCAAAGCATTATCGAAGGTGAATGCATAACAACAGAAACGCATCCTGATAAATCAGAATGGCTAGTATGTAAAACACAGTATCAATACCTAAAAATTAGGTTAGATCAGATACGTAAAATGTACTCTAAATCAGCCAATGCTATCTTTGGTGAAGTAAATCTCTAA
- a CDS encoding nucleotidyltransferase family protein has protein sequence MDIKSVIRACCVLLCVVGRGSVAAPLPQFTDTDFEPSSKETVQSKKSFQRSLSGLYSIESWQEPAITQPYSEFGMLYTAATHAQTELDALIKEISLVTQTQAIIPGVKSEARAQKKVATELQGDASRITDLARGSIVADDIPSLVQAFELMNKEVTVVAVKNRFKKPTASGYRDLKMLVQLPETNIIAEVQLHLKGISDIKNGAEHEIYEKIQKIERKGLEQERELSEFELAQIKQLRSESQELYQDAWQQYLQPETVAI, from the coding sequence ATGGATATTAAATCTGTTATTCGTGCTTGTTGTGTTCTTTTATGTGTTGTAGGTCGCGGCTCTGTTGCTGCACCGCTACCTCAATTTACTGACACAGACTTCGAGCCATCTTCCAAAGAAACGGTTCAAAGTAAAAAATCGTTTCAACGCAGCCTGAGTGGTCTTTACAGCATTGAAAGTTGGCAAGAGCCAGCAATCACTCAACCTTATTCTGAGTTTGGCATGCTTTACACTGCAGCAACTCATGCTCAAACTGAACTTGACGCGCTGATTAAAGAAATCAGTCTTGTCACGCAAACCCAGGCAATTATCCCTGGAGTAAAATCAGAAGCACGTGCACAAAAGAAAGTTGCAACAGAGCTTCAAGGCGATGCTAGTCGCATCACTGACCTAGCCCGTGGCTCTATCGTTGCCGACGATATTCCAAGCTTGGTGCAAGCGTTTGAATTAATGAATAAAGAAGTGACTGTTGTTGCGGTAAAAAACAGATTCAAAAAACCAACAGCATCTGGCTACCGTGATTTAAAAATGTTGGTACAGTTACCAGAAACAAACATCATTGCAGAAGTTCAGCTCCATCTAAAAGGTATTTCGGATATTAAAAATGGTGCAGAACATGAAATATACGAAAAAATTCAGAAGATTGAGCGTAAAGGCCTAGAACAAGAGCGTGAGCTATCAGAATTTGAACTTGCACAAATCAAGCAACTTCGTTCTGAATCACAAGAACTGTATCAAGATGCATGGCAGCAATACCTACAGCCAGAAACAGTTGCTATCTAA
- a CDS encoding DUF2750 domain-containing protein, with protein MATPLDQTQIDNINQYDAEKRYKYLIKEVVANREIWILTDEHGCVMLNSEDEDCVPVWPNKEFAESWATGDWDHCKAESISLNKWHSRWSHGLEDDELAVAIFPNQDEEGLVIFPDEFDFELKQQARKTK; from the coding sequence ATGGCAACCCCATTAGATCAAACTCAAATCGACAACATCAACCAGTATGATGCAGAGAAGCGCTACAAGTATCTGATCAAAGAAGTCGTTGCAAATCGTGAAATTTGGATCCTAACCGATGAACACGGTTGTGTGATGCTAAACAGCGAAGATGAAGATTGTGTGCCTGTATGGCCAAACAAAGAATTCGCTGAATCATGGGCAACTGGCGATTGGGATCACTGCAAAGCAGAATCTATCTCACTCAATAAGTGGCACAGCCGCTGGAGCCATGGCCTTGAAGATGATGAATTGGCTGTTGCTATCTTCCCAAATCAAGACGAAGAAGGGCTTGTGATCTTCCCTGATGAGTTTGATTTTGAGCTGAAACAACAAGCTCGTAAAACCAAATAA
- a CDS encoding transporter, giving the protein MNTFKYKSLVALLTLCSSAVFAEEPSADQTDDKKEKPKRVQTVADIFEQPGVLTPRGSFVLDTSFSYTQNSSNSVSVVGYTVLPSLIVGLIEASDVDRTTLTVGFTGRYGITNRFEVETRIPLVYRTDSISKRKAQTGANNNELIDLDGSGLGDIEAAFKYQFNMKTAPYWIGSLRFKSTTGKSPYDVNIDPKTNEFETLPTGSGFASIEPGITMILPIDPAVIYASTSYIWNIEDDVDTEAGSQTIDLGDTISFSAGMGFAVNPKFSFSMGLSHKTILKSKINGVTPDNAKLLQLDSLSFGANYAISRDTTINIGATAGLTADAPDFQLSLRIPITLK; this is encoded by the coding sequence TTGAATACATTCAAATATAAAAGCTTAGTAGCGCTACTAACACTCTGTTCTAGCGCTGTTTTTGCCGAGGAACCCTCTGCAGATCAAACCGACGATAAAAAGGAAAAGCCAAAAAGAGTTCAAACCGTTGCAGATATTTTTGAGCAACCAGGTGTACTCACACCGCGAGGTTCTTTTGTCTTAGACACTTCATTCTCGTATACACAGAACTCTTCAAACTCGGTTTCAGTTGTAGGCTACACTGTTCTACCGTCATTAATTGTTGGGCTAATTGAAGCCAGTGACGTAGATAGAACAACTTTGACCGTTGGTTTCACTGGTCGCTACGGCATTACTAACCGATTTGAAGTCGAAACCCGTATTCCACTGGTTTACCGAACGGATTCCATTTCTAAACGAAAAGCACAGACAGGAGCAAATAATAATGAACTCATTGATCTTGATGGCAGCGGTTTAGGTGATATTGAAGCGGCATTTAAATACCAATTCAATATGAAAACAGCACCTTATTGGATTGGTAGTTTACGTTTTAAAAGCACAACAGGTAAATCACCATACGATGTCAATATCGATCCTAAAACCAATGAGTTTGAAACTTTGCCTACAGGCTCGGGCTTCGCCAGTATTGAGCCAGGAATCACGATGATATTGCCGATTGATCCCGCTGTTATCTATGCAAGCACCAGTTATATCTGGAACATAGAAGATGACGTAGATACAGAAGCAGGCAGTCAAACAATCGATTTAGGCGATACGATTTCATTTAGTGCAGGAATGGGCTTTGCGGTTAACCCTAAGTTTTCATTTAGTATGGGACTTAGCCATAAAACCATTTTGAAATCTAAAATCAACGGCGTCACACCTGACAATGCCAAGTTACTGCAATTAGATTCACTCTCTTTTGGCGCTAACTATGCTATTAGTCGGGATACCACAATCAATATTGGTGCAACCGCAGGGTTAACAGCCGATGCGCCCGACTTCCAATTATCATTGCGTATTCCTATCACTCTAAAATAA
- a CDS encoding C39 family peptidase, translating to MNKSIAILLGITSSFSVLALDYFPSRGGYNVKVKSYQEQLFGDVLRQQYDFSCGSAAVASLMTFHYDIEINESEVFDFMFKHGDKEKIEKQGFSLLDMKKYINSIGLEANGYKLPLEKIKKLGIPAITIINFDGYMHFVVIKGINTKQVILGDPSRGTIVMDIKEFEEYYKGLVLLVKSHIDVARNGFIKKENYSVYAASPTAEAVSRDSLATFSITLPGANDY from the coding sequence ATGAATAAATCGATAGCGATATTATTAGGCATAACCAGCAGTTTTTCTGTTTTAGCGTTAGATTATTTTCCAAGTCGAGGAGGGTATAACGTTAAAGTGAAAAGCTACCAAGAGCAGTTATTTGGTGATGTACTTCGCCAACAATATGATTTTAGTTGTGGTTCAGCGGCTGTTGCTTCATTAATGACGTTTCATTATGACATTGAAATTAATGAAAGCGAAGTGTTTGATTTTATGTTTAAACATGGGGATAAAGAAAAAATAGAGAAACAAGGCTTTTCCTTGCTCGATATGAAAAAATATATTAATTCAATAGGCTTAGAAGCAAACGGCTATAAACTACCTCTAGAGAAAATAAAGAAACTCGGCATACCAGCAATCACCATAATAAACTTTGATGGGTATATGCATTTTGTGGTAATAAAAGGCATAAATACTAAGCAAGTTATTTTAGGTGACCCATCACGCGGAACTATTGTTATGGATATTAAAGAGTTTGAAGAATACTACAAAGGGTTAGTTTTACTTGTGAAAAGCCATATTGATGTCGCAAGAAATGGTTTTATAAAAAAAGAAAATTATAGTGTTTATGCGGCATCGCCAACGGCAGAGGCGGTATCGCGCGATTCGCTTGCAACCTTCAGCATTACCTTGCCAGGAGCAAACGATTATTAG
- a CDS encoding sigma-54-dependent transcriptional regulator: protein MVAQCQNKSFNGRLVAIGCNYEPWIALLEQSGWKTHCCYDLRTADSILDEYSPCICIVDLSNNDFSLNSIALRANKTKHVKWIAVIKKEQLQTDAICQFINNFCVDYFSVPIPSNHLLETVGHQLGMLEIEASSWVEITSQHDMGLFGESKSIKQLRDMVRRVASTDVNVFLTGENGTGKELIAKSIHNLSKRKNAAFVTVNCGSLSKDDEKVAFLRTSTADLKEDGELRATGTILLDNVEELSKELQDELLNYLQAPANDTLEDDSHCDIRIVASSSSDLENAVLNGEFSKELFYRLNVFHIKVPTLRERGSDIFMLAEKFLAKFATEYSTMASTFSEDSKQLLLRYSWPGNVRELINQVKRAALLAEGNEVRAEHFDLPSKANLKQSLRNIKDEAEKDVLVAVLETHRGQVASAAKDLGVSRATMYRLLNKHNIVPDVRHYNSSFMRE, encoded by the coding sequence ATGGTGGCTCAATGTCAAAATAAATCTTTTAATGGTCGCTTAGTTGCAATTGGATGTAACTATGAACCTTGGATTGCGCTTTTAGAACAATCAGGCTGGAAAACACACTGTTGTTACGACCTCCGCACGGCTGACTCAATCTTGGATGAATACAGCCCATGTATTTGTATTGTTGATTTAAGCAATAATGATTTTAGCTTGAATAGCATTGCTTTGAGGGCAAATAAAACCAAACATGTAAAATGGATTGCTGTTATTAAAAAAGAGCAGCTACAAACAGATGCGATATGCCAATTTATTAATAACTTCTGCGTCGATTACTTTTCAGTGCCGATTCCGAGTAACCATTTACTCGAGACTGTAGGGCATCAGCTGGGGATGTTAGAAATAGAAGCCAGCTCTTGGGTGGAAATTACATCGCAGCATGATATGGGATTATTTGGCGAATCTAAATCAATAAAGCAGCTACGAGACATGGTACGTAGAGTGGCCTCTACGGATGTAAATGTATTTTTAACAGGCGAAAATGGTACAGGTAAGGAGTTGATTGCTAAATCAATTCACAATTTATCTAAACGCAAGAATGCCGCTTTTGTTACTGTTAATTGTGGTTCTTTATCGAAAGATGATGAGAAAGTAGCATTTCTAAGAACATCAACAGCAGACCTAAAAGAAGATGGTGAACTTCGTGCAACAGGCACTATCTTGCTTGATAACGTTGAAGAACTATCGAAAGAGCTTCAAGACGAGCTGTTGAATTACTTACAAGCACCCGCGAATGATACTTTAGAGGATGACTCTCATTGTGATATTCGCATTGTTGCTTCTTCAAGCTCAGATCTTGAAAATGCTGTTTTGAATGGTGAGTTTAGTAAGGAATTGTTTTACCGCCTTAATGTGTTCCATATAAAAGTACCAACCTTGCGCGAGCGTGGTTCGGATATTTTTATGCTGGCGGAAAAATTCCTAGCCAAGTTTGCGACGGAATACAGCACCATGGCATCGACATTCTCTGAAGATTCGAAGCAGCTATTGTTACGTTATAGCTGGCCGGGTAATGTTCGTGAATTGATCAATCAAGTTAAACGGGCAGCATTATTGGCAGAAGGCAATGAAGTAAGGGCGGAGCACTTTGATTTACCTAGTAAAGCGAACTTAAAGCAGAGCTTGCGTAATATTAAAGATGAGGCTGAAAAAGATGTTTTGGTGGCTGTGCTAGAAACGCATCGTGGGCAAGTTGCATCAGCAGCGAAAGACCTAGGTGTATCACGTGCGACTATGTATCGCTTGCTCAACAAACACAATATCGTACCAGATGTAAGGCACTACAATAGCAGTTTTATGCGTGAGTAA